One Nitrospinota bacterium genomic window carries:
- a CDS encoding nucleotidyltransferase domain-containing protein, translating into MNAVLLDKMSGLKDLCEKYYVLRLELFGSAAKGEFIPGKSDLDFLVEFRRTEAMNVADQYFGLLEDLKKLFDCNVDLVMKKAMRNPYFIRSVNQTSVPLYAA; encoded by the coding sequence ATGAATGCGGTTCTATTGGACAAAATGAGCGGCCTGAAGGATCTTTGCGAAAAATATTACGTTCTTCGCCTTGAACTGTTCGGTTCTGCGGCGAAAGGCGAATTTATTCCCGGCAAGAGTGATCTGGATTTTCTCGTGGAATTCCGGAGAACGGAAGCTATGAACGTGGCTGACCAGTATTTCGGACTGTTGGAAGATTTGAAAAAACTGTTCGATTGCAACGTGGACCTGGTCATGAAAAAAGCAATGCGTAATCCTTATTTCATAAGGTCGGTAAACCAGACAAGCGTGCCTCTTTATGCCGCCTGA
- a CDS encoding DUF86 domain-containing protein, with translation MPPDIPKLLEDIREAGEFILKSAAGLDFDQFDENRLLRQAVERNFEIIGEALLRIRRSDPKISARIGDELKIIGFRNVIAHGYDMIDNEIVWLIIHNELPVLISKVRDLLKDAEGF, from the coding sequence ATGCCGCCTGATATTCCAAAACTTCTGGAAGATATACGCGAAGCTGGTGAGTTTATTCTTAAATCGGCCGCTGGACTCGATTTCGATCAATTTGATGAAAACAGGCTTCTGCGGCAAGCAGTCGAGCGGAATTTCGAAATAATTGGAGAAGCCCTTTTACGCATCAGGCGGTCTGATCCGAAAATATCGGCTCGGATCGGAGACGAACTGAAAATAATAGGATTCCGGAATGTCATAGCGCATGGCTATGACATGATTGACAATGAGATTGTCTGGCTTATTATTCATAACGAATTGCCAGTGTTGATATCCAAGGTTAGGGATTTGCTTAAGGATGCCGAAGGATTTTAG